A genomic region of Enterococcus sp. 12C11_DIV0727 contains the following coding sequences:
- a CDS encoding glycoside hydrolase family 1 protein, which yields MSGFPQNFLWGGATAANQFEGAFLEDGKGWSTADTARFIKENGISMTELLKPTTKADVEFAMNDKEGVYPKRHGIDFYHRYKEDIALFAEMGFKTFRLSISWPRIFPNGDELEPNEAGLAFYDAVFDECIKYDIEPLVTISHYEFPLGLAFKQNGWESRATIEAFERYARVLFERYKDKVKYWLTFNEINIIGMTGYLSGGILADGEKNMLQAQYQAAHHQFIASALAVRACHEIIPDAQIGCMLARMEAYPETCNPLDVMESVNSDHSNLFYSDVQIRGAYPRYMNKFFRDHNITIKKEAGDDEILREGTVDFMSFSYYMSSIASHEKDGDTTGGNLLGSKKNPYLEASDWGWQIDPVGLRITLHKLYDRYQVPLFIVENGLGAKDVVEADGSIHDSYRIDYLRSHIEQMEQAIDEGVDLMGYTPWGCIDLVSASTSEMSKRYGFIYVDLDDEGRGTLARSKKDSFYWYKKVIETNGADLK from the coding sequence ATGAGCGGATTTCCACAAAACTTTTTATGGGGCGGCGCAACTGCAGCAAATCAGTTTGAAGGGGCATTTTTGGAAGATGGTAAAGGCTGGTCAACAGCAGATACAGCACGTTTTATCAAGGAAAATGGAATCAGTATGACAGAATTACTGAAACCTACCACTAAAGCAGATGTTGAATTTGCAATGAATGACAAAGAGGGTGTTTATCCTAAACGTCACGGCATCGATTTTTATCATAGATATAAAGAAGATATCGCTTTGTTTGCGGAAATGGGGTTTAAAACATTTAGACTATCGATTTCTTGGCCACGTATTTTTCCAAACGGTGATGAACTGGAGCCAAATGAAGCAGGTTTAGCTTTTTATGATGCAGTCTTCGATGAGTGTATCAAATATGATATTGAACCATTAGTAACGATTTCTCATTATGAATTTCCATTAGGATTGGCATTTAAACAAAATGGTTGGGAAAGTCGTGCTACGATCGAAGCGTTTGAACGTTATGCACGAGTTCTATTTGAACGTTACAAAGACAAAGTAAAATACTGGCTAACTTTCAATGAAATCAATATTATTGGGATGACAGGTTACTTAAGCGGTGGTATTTTAGCGGATGGTGAAAAAAATATGCTACAAGCACAATATCAAGCAGCACATCATCAATTTATCGCAAGTGCTTTGGCAGTCAGAGCTTGTCATGAAATCATTCCAGATGCTCAAATCGGTTGTATGCTTGCAAGAATGGAAGCTTATCCAGAAACATGCAATCCATTAGATGTGATGGAAAGTGTCAATAGCGATCACAGTAACTTATTCTATTCAGATGTTCAAATTCGTGGGGCTTATCCAAGATATATGAATAAATTTTTCCGGGATCACAACATCACAATCAAAAAAGAAGCGGGAGATGACGAAATCTTACGTGAAGGAACGGTTGATTTCATGTCTTTCAGCTATTACATGAGTAGCATTGCCTCACATGAAAAAGATGGCGATACGACTGGTGGAAACTTACTTGGTTCTAAGAAAAATCCATATTTAGAAGCAAGCGACTGGGGCTGGCAAATCGATCCGGTGGGCCTTCGCATAACCTTGCATAAATTATATGACCGCTACCAAGTACCGTTGTTTATCGTAGAAAATGGTTTAGGTGCCAAAGATGTTGTTGAAGCAGATGGCAGTATTCATGATAGCTATCGAATCGACTATTTAAGAAGTCATATCGAACAAATGGAACAAGCAATCGATGAAGGTGTGGATCTGATGGGGTATACACCGTGGGGCTGTATTGATCTAGTCAGTGCGAGCACAAGTGAAATGTCCAAACGTTATGGTTTTATCTATGTCGATTTAGATGATGAAGGAAGAGGGACTTTAGCTCGTTCTAAGAAAGATTCATTTTACTGGTATAAAAAAGTGATCGAAACAAATGGTGCAGATTTAAAATAA
- a CDS encoding MurR/RpiR family transcriptional regulator, with translation MLDLFDFLHYLNTNKRDATYSRIIIYLLNHLNEVRTLTITEIAESCFVSPATLSRFCRHFGISSFASLREALVSLGTMKGHSGLRMKEHELTDLKHDPKSYLASYGTEIITAVNDVLETIDIEQVDHILADIHQAQEVILIGYSATLELAKDLQTSFLLSQKLIFIGETEETQQAFVDELSEQSIVIVISSYGSLLNRSSELMRKISNSPAKSILLTQHTQNTLTNQFDLSLNVTTTNYVRIGNYPLTFFLDYFVRRYTSLYQ, from the coding sequence ATGCTTGATTTATTTGATTTTCTTCATTATTTAAACACAAATAAGCGAGATGCAACTTATTCACGGATCATCATTTATCTTCTTAATCATCTTAATGAGGTTCGGACACTGACAATCACTGAAATTGCCGAAAGCTGTTTTGTTTCACCAGCAACACTAAGCCGATTCTGCCGTCATTTTGGCATTTCAAGTTTTGCCTCTTTGCGAGAGGCACTCGTTTCGTTAGGCACGATGAAAGGCCATAGTGGTTTGCGAATGAAAGAACATGAGCTGACTGATCTTAAGCATGATCCGAAAAGCTACCTAGCTTCATATGGAACTGAAATCATTACAGCGGTTAATGATGTCTTGGAGACTATCGATATTGAGCAAGTCGATCATATTTTAGCAGATATCCATCAAGCACAAGAAGTCATTTTGATTGGGTATAGCGCTACATTAGAGTTAGCAAAAGACTTACAAACATCTTTTCTTCTAAGCCAGAAACTGATTTTTATTGGGGAAACAGAAGAAACTCAGCAAGCGTTTGTGGATGAACTGAGTGAACAATCGATCGTAATCGTGATTTCCTCTTATGGCTCTTTACTTAATCGTAGCAGTGAGCTGATGAGAAAAATCAGTAATAGCCCTGCTAAGTCGATTCTTTTGACTCAACATACACAAAATACATTGACCAATCAATTCGATTTATCACTCAATGTGACCACTACCAACTATGTCCGCATTGGTAATTATCCTTTGACGTTTTTCTTGGATTATTTTGTGCGCCGTTATACAAGTTTATATCAATAA
- a CDS encoding glycosyl hydrolase family 18 protein translates to MKKVFRKNVNVLSALVLIVSSLVLSLSVLTPNKTVVAAEPAQYRNVMYYGDWSIWGGEDNFYPKDIPADQLTHLNYAFLDFDSSGNLKFTDKDAAVGAPVGQEGVQWNSASAGVLNAIQDIRAKNPNLKIGISIGGWSKSGDFSDVAANPTIRANFVSNIAKFIKYTNMDFVDLDWEYPASIREPDKVDNTNDEGTPHAKPADKQNFITLLQDIRTAIDKQGKDLGKTYELSVALPASQNTLKNGIDVDQLFKVIDFANVMTYDMNGAWTPNSAHHSALYGNPADPNYASGFSVDQTVKYLQTNGAPASKIVIGAAFYTRGWNKVAAGTDTANPGLFQAAEKNNKDADLSPTYGANNKNPLKSGDGGRAGGVWPYRNISDLKVKSPDLKEYWDDVAKAPYMYNQKTGEFYTYDNPRSIGYKAEYVKNNQLGGVISWMQSQDKATDTTKRDELTKAIKTGLFGSTALPANKTIYADLNVKATIAPYSENGAGYEITVKNNETSGETGDVLKAVEAAFETVKLPKLYIPVNAAETLTAGDYKAGTVTVEKGNVVVDLSSVYDAQQIPQGASYTFRLKSSAAAVEVNRISSIDLTQRIAKNGAELSKQTVYGGGAVNPDPTDTTPPTTPGNLTAGTITDASVVLNWSAATDNVKLAGYKVYRDGVLVGTVAETTYTDTALKANTTYNYTVKAYDAAGNLSADSNVVSVKTKESTTPPVTNAWDAAKAYNGGDVVTYQGKTYKAKWWTQGNVPGTEQWGPWELVG, encoded by the coding sequence TTGAAAAAAGTGTTTAGAAAAAATGTAAACGTTTTATCTGCTCTGGTTCTTATTGTTTCAAGTTTAGTTTTATCTTTATCCGTGTTAACTCCAAATAAGACTGTAGTGGCAGCAGAACCTGCTCAATACCGTAATGTAATGTACTACGGGGACTGGTCGATCTGGGGTGGGGAAGACAATTTTTATCCTAAAGATATTCCAGCGGATCAATTGACGCATTTAAATTATGCCTTTTTAGATTTTGATAGTAGCGGTAATTTAAAATTTACTGATAAAGATGCAGCAGTTGGTGCGCCAGTTGGACAAGAAGGCGTTCAGTGGAATAGTGCCAGTGCAGGTGTCTTAAATGCTATTCAAGATATTCGCGCCAAGAATCCTAACTTAAAAATCGGGATTTCAATTGGCGGGTGGTCTAAATCGGGAGACTTTTCTGATGTAGCAGCTAATCCAACGATTCGTGCAAATTTTGTCAGTAATATTGCTAAATTTATTAAATATACAAACATGGATTTTGTCGATTTAGATTGGGAATATCCAGCCTCTATTCGTGAACCAGATAAGGTTGATAATACCAATGATGAAGGGACACCACATGCTAAACCAGCAGATAAACAAAATTTCATTACATTGTTGCAAGACATCCGTACAGCGATCGATAAGCAAGGGAAAGACTTAGGTAAAACATATGAGTTATCTGTTGCCTTACCTGCTTCACAAAATACGTTGAAAAATGGTATAGATGTTGACCAATTATTTAAAGTAATCGATTTTGCGAACGTGATGACCTATGATATGAATGGAGCATGGACACCAAATAGTGCCCATCATAGCGCGCTTTATGGCAATCCAGCAGATCCTAATTATGCTAGTGGATTTTCAGTAGATCAAACGGTTAAATACTTACAAACTAATGGTGCTCCAGCAAGTAAAATTGTTATTGGAGCTGCTTTTTATACACGTGGTTGGAATAAAGTAGCAGCAGGAACTGATACGGCAAATCCTGGACTATTCCAAGCCGCAGAAAAAAATAATAAGGATGCTGATTTATCACCAACTTATGGTGCTAATAATAAAAATCCTTTGAAATCAGGCGACGGCGGTCGTGCAGGTGGTGTTTGGCCATATCGCAATATTTCGGATCTTAAAGTTAAATCTCCTGATTTAAAAGAATATTGGGATGATGTAGCCAAAGCACCATACATGTATAATCAAAAAACAGGTGAATTTTATACCTATGATAACCCTCGTTCAATCGGTTATAAAGCAGAATATGTGAAAAATAATCAATTAGGTGGTGTGATTTCATGGATGCAATCACAAGACAAAGCCACAGATACAACGAAACGGGACGAACTAACGAAAGCAATCAAAACAGGTTTATTTGGTTCAACTGCTCTTCCAGCAAATAAAACGATTTATGCAGATTTAAATGTCAAAGCAACGATCGCACCTTATAGTGAAAATGGCGCTGGTTATGAAATTACAGTGAAAAACAATGAGACTTCAGGTGAAACTGGCGACGTACTAAAAGCGGTAGAAGCTGCTTTTGAAACAGTGAAATTACCTAAGTTGTACATTCCAGTAAATGCAGCTGAAACATTGACTGCAGGTGATTATAAAGCTGGAACTGTTACTGTAGAGAAGGGAAACGTTGTGGTTGATCTTTCTTCGGTTTACGATGCACAACAAATTCCACAAGGTGCAAGTTATACCTTTAGATTAAAATCGAGCGCTGCAGCAGTAGAGGTAAATCGAATCAGCAGCATTGATTTGACACAACGAATTGCTAAAAATGGTGCAGAGCTTAGTAAACAAACAGTTTACGGTGGAGGTGCAGTCAATCCAGATCCAACTGATACGACACCGCCAACGACACCTGGCAATTTAACCGCTGGAACTATTACAGATGCTAGTGTAGTATTAAACTGGTCAGCCGCTACAGATAATGTGAAGCTCGCTGGTTACAAAGTTTACCGTGATGGTGTCTTAGTAGGGACCGTTGCAGAAACGACGTATACAGATACTGCTTTAAAAGCGAATACGACATACAATTACACAGTCAAAGCCTATGATGCAGCTGGCAACCTTTCAGCTGACAGTAATGTTGTTTCAGTCAAAACGAAAGAAAGTACAACACCTCCTGTAACCAATGCATGGGACGCTGCTAAAGCATACAATGGCGGCGATGTTGTAACGTATCAAGGCAAGACGTATAAAGCAAAATGGTGGACTCAGGGCAACGTACCAGGAACAGAACAATGGGGACCTTGGGAGTTAGTTGGATAG
- a CDS encoding winged helix family transcriptional regulator, whose amino-acid sequence MFNIAIVSDTQNNASTYISALKEKEYTLRHMDLGELSKEISSIHAVFILEPAVETIGQTCEWIIKVRDIANCFIWVLSEEVTKINRIIHLQLGADGTFNNQTDLDEFSLYITKTLERRAGHSVNRFVDHSKEDKKSFDIRLVPANFSVKIEGKDEISLTKLEYRTLELLIDRKGEAVTYEELYENAWGQEEGDKKYRVANLVFHLRKKLDDDSFKSKYI is encoded by the coding sequence ATGTTTAACATAGCAATCGTAAGTGATACTCAAAACAATGCATCAACATATATATCTGCGTTAAAAGAAAAAGAATACACGTTACGTCATATGGATTTAGGTGAATTATCGAAAGAAATTTCCAGTATACATGCTGTATTTATCCTAGAACCAGCAGTAGAAACCATTGGTCAAACTTGTGAATGGATCATTAAAGTGAGAGATATTGCGAACTGTTTCATCTGGGTCTTATCTGAAGAGGTCACAAAAATAAATAGAATCATCCATCTCCAACTTGGAGCAGATGGTACTTTTAATAATCAAACTGATTTAGATGAATTTTCGTTGTATATTACAAAGACTCTTGAAAGAAGAGCGGGTCACAGTGTAAATCGATTCGTTGATCACTCTAAAGAGGACAAGAAATCTTTTGATATTCGTTTAGTTCCTGCAAATTTTTCTGTAAAAATTGAAGGAAAAGATGAAATAAGCTTAACCAAATTAGAGTATAGAACGCTAGAACTATTGATTGATCGAAAAGGTGAAGCTGTTACGTATGAAGAATTATATGAAAACGCATGGGGGCAGGAAGAAGGCGATAAAAAGTATCGTGTTGCCAATTTAGTTTTTCATTTGAGAAAAAAGCTTGATGATGATTCTTTCAAATCCAAATATATTTGA
- the yeiL gene encoding transcriptional regulator YeiL: MKKYSLDQLTALTKNSPFDLSHYFSDALLNQAQIIVYTNKEYIVRFDKEVEQLFLIIEGRAKIYKIHENGRRSLIQFLGKGDFIGELSLLAVEEQVKDVQAIDRCVCLALPYHKVKQELLNDNHFLRIIAKYLGEKVLLRVEHFSNNQNYELKHRLAAYMLQTEFEGLYAEKQTETAEFLGVSYRHLLYTLAEFQKEKLVIKQGKNYQLNPTKLKKLALGLFED, translated from the coding sequence ATGAAAAAATATTCTTTAGATCAATTAACAGCATTAACTAAAAATAGCCCTTTCGATTTATCTCATTATTTTTCTGATGCTCTGTTAAATCAAGCCCAAATTATCGTCTATACAAATAAAGAATACATCGTCCGCTTTGATAAAGAAGTCGAACAGCTTTTTTTGATAATCGAAGGCAGAGCTAAAATCTATAAAATCCATGAAAATGGTCGACGTTCTCTGATCCAGTTTTTGGGTAAAGGGGATTTTATAGGAGAACTGTCGCTATTGGCGGTAGAAGAACAAGTAAAAGACGTACAAGCGATCGATCGTTGTGTTTGCTTAGCGCTACCCTATCACAAAGTAAAACAAGAATTATTAAATGATAATCATTTTTTAAGAATTATTGCTAAATATTTAGGTGAAAAGGTGTTATTAAGGGTCGAGCATTTTTCAAATAATCAAAACTATGAATTGAAACATCGTTTAGCGGCGTATATGTTACAGACAGAGTTTGAGGGCTTGTATGCTGAAAAGCAAACAGAGACTGCTGAATTTTTAGGTGTGAGTTACAGACACTTGCTTTATACCTTAGCAGAGTTCCAAAAAGAAAAATTAGTTATAAAACAGGGGAAAAACTATCAACTGAATCCAACCAAACTAAAAAAACTCGCATTAGGATTGTTTGAGGATTGA
- a CDS encoding LssY C-terminal domain-containing protein: MKKQTVLNSVFRLIRFAFIIVFGYLVYRTLFAEILTRKIHIFLYIFFWLFSSYLVIPFINKLMTGRYLPDYFIGRSRTSDGLLGDPINLAFIGSKAELEQLFINAGWTKAETLSLRSSLHMITASVFSKSYPSAPVSSLFLFNKKQDLAFEKEIENNPRRRHHIRFWQTPDDWYLPGGRKADWLGAATYDKKVGFSIFTGQVTHKINSDIDEERDFVLKTFKQSNQAVSIEIVEHFTTSYHGRNGGGDEIFTDGALPFIKIDN, from the coding sequence ATGAAAAAACAAACAGTGTTGAATAGTGTGTTTAGATTAATTCGATTTGCTTTTATTATTGTTTTTGGTTATTTAGTTTATAGAACCTTATTCGCAGAAATTTTAACACGGAAAATCCATATTTTTCTTTATATTTTTTTCTGGTTGTTTAGTTCTTATTTAGTGATTCCTTTTATCAACAAACTAATGACAGGCCGCTACTTGCCGGATTATTTTATTGGTCGCTCTAGAACCAGTGATGGATTGCTTGGTGATCCAATAAATCTGGCTTTTATAGGCTCTAAAGCTGAGCTGGAACAACTATTTATAAATGCAGGCTGGACGAAAGCAGAAACTTTATCACTTCGTTCTAGTTTACATATGATCACAGCCAGTGTATTTAGTAAATCATATCCTAGTGCGCCAGTTAGTTCTCTCTTTTTATTTAATAAAAAACAAGATCTAGCTTTTGAAAAAGAAATCGAAAATAACCCACGACGAAGGCATCACATCCGCTTTTGGCAAACACCAGATGATTGGTATTTACCAGGAGGTAGAAAAGCTGACTGGCTGGGTGCGGCAACCTATGATAAAAAAGTTGGTTTTTCTATTTTTACAGGTCAAGTGACACATAAAATAAATTCAGATATTGATGAAGAACGAGACTTTGTTTTAAAAACATTTAAGCAATCGAATCAAGCTGTTTCCATTGAAATCGTGGAGCATTTTACAACAAGTTATCATGGTAGAAATGGTGGTGGGGACGAAATTTTCACGGATGGTGCATTACCTTTTATCAAAATCGACAACTGA
- a CDS encoding LysM peptidoglycan-binding domain-containing protein — MKSLKTILFATTLTAGLGIFMGTTDAHADSLYTVKSGDTLSTISHQFSGDNSMIDLIAKDNHISNINMIFEGEQLTIRTAEEAAQAPVQQEAAQQTVQAPVQATEVPAAPVAQETAPEAAVTTSSAKEWIAQKESSGSYGATNGKYIGRYQLDASYLNGDYSEANQERVADSYVAGRYGSWEAAQSFWMANGWY, encoded by the coding sequence ATGAAATCACTTAAAACGATTTTATTCGCAACAACTTTGACTGCAGGACTTGGTATTTTTATGGGAACGACTGACGCGCACGCTGATAGCTTATATACAGTAAAATCTGGAGATACATTATCTACTATTTCTCATCAATTCAGCGGAGACAATAGCATGATTGATTTAATTGCAAAAGATAATCATATTTCTAATATAAATATGATCTTTGAAGGCGAACAATTAACAATCAGAACAGCAGAAGAAGCAGCGCAAGCACCAGTTCAACAAGAAGCAGCTCAACAAACAGTGCAAGCTCCTGTACAAGCAACAGAAGTACCAGCAGCGCCAGTTGCGCAAGAAACAGCACCAGAAGCAGCTGTGACAACTTCATCTGCAAAAGAGTGGATTGCTCAAAAAGAATCTAGCGGTTCTTATGGTGCAACAAACGGTAAGTATATCGGTAGATATCAATTAGATGCTTCATACTTAAATGGAGATTATTCAGAAGCAAATCAAGAACGTGTAGCGGATAGCTATGTAGCAGGTCGTTATGGCTCTTGGGAAGCAGCTCAATCTTTCTGGATGGCTAATGGTTGGTATTAA
- a CDS encoding glucosaminidase domain-containing protein — MKKRNLNSKKLRLLSVGLLTSSAVLSVSDVQPIVAKEIDDKATSSSEEQEQVAILSSTKEHETTESTVEGIETSSTTENSADSSSTTESTEESSSDSTSTSDETSSTQDTTDSTSTSESSTSTTDSSTSTSTSTTSSSSTSTTNSTTKPSKPKPNKPKPNKPTPNQPTPPVQGPIQQPSAPAQQPSRPSTGTVTGSNTGSISTGSDQVFHISPNLTTKSFVKVIGEDARTIAGENNLYASVMIAQAILESASGNSALASAPNYNLFGIKGSYEGSSANFLTSEDNGSGSMFTIRSNFRKYPSYKESLEDYVKLLRGGTDSSSAFYSGTWKTNTKSHKDATKFLTGRYATDTSYNSKLNGLIDAYDLTQYDTLKDKKNTKKAKKITLNTSFDKLEKKDDQLDQKIEYLTHIVKKGESLKSISELYNISTLAILEKNQLDRRMLFIGQKLSVPKQEEETTVVPKEDAVDRSLDMVQKLSNAFSNQETTKSTAKKESKTASTKKTTNTTKQTKSTKETSATTSTKESKDYQVSATRKKTKETYEVKKGDTLASISKKTGISVWSLKEWNDLDQYFLTEGQQLILAPVYELQS; from the coding sequence ATGAAAAAGAGAAATCTAAACAGTAAAAAATTAAGATTATTGAGTGTGGGATTGCTTACTTCAAGTGCTGTCCTTTCTGTTAGCGATGTTCAACCAATTGTTGCGAAAGAAATCGATGACAAAGCAACTTCAAGCTCCGAAGAACAAGAGCAAGTAGCAATTTTATCTTCAACTAAGGAACATGAAACAACAGAAAGTACAGTAGAAGGAATAGAGACCAGTTCTACTACCGAAAATAGCGCAGATTCTTCTTCGACCACAGAGTCAACTGAAGAATCTAGCAGTGATTCGACAAGTACATCAGATGAGACCAGCTCTACACAAGATACAACGGATTCGACAAGTACATCTGAATCGTCGACATCAACTACAGATTCGTCAACTAGTACTTCAACTAGTACAACAAGCAGTTCTAGTACAAGTACAACGAATTCAACAACAAAACCGTCAAAACCGAAACCAAATAAGCCAAAGCCAAACAAACCAACACCTAATCAGCCAACACCACCCGTTCAAGGACCAATTCAACAGCCAAGTGCACCAGCACAGCAGCCAAGTAGACCAAGTACTGGAACGGTAACTGGAAGTAATACTGGTAGTATTTCTACTGGATCAGATCAGGTATTTCATATCAGCCCTAATCTGACTACGAAAAGTTTTGTTAAGGTAATAGGTGAAGATGCCCGCACGATTGCGGGTGAGAATAATTTATATGCATCAGTGATGATTGCGCAAGCGATTTTAGAAAGTGCTTCAGGAAACAGCGCTTTAGCTTCTGCACCAAACTATAATCTATTTGGTATCAAAGGAAGCTATGAAGGCTCTAGTGCTAATTTTCTAACAAGTGAAGATAATGGCTCTGGAAGTATGTTCACGATTCGCTCGAATTTTAGAAAGTACCCATCATATAAAGAGTCACTAGAGGATTATGTGAAACTTCTTCGAGGTGGTACAGATTCCAGCAGTGCGTTTTATAGTGGAACTTGGAAAACCAATACGAAATCGCATAAAGATGCAACGAAGTTTCTAACGGGTCGTTATGCGACAGATACTAGCTATAATTCAAAATTGAACGGCTTGATCGATGCGTATGATTTAACACAATACGATACGTTAAAAGATAAAAAGAATACCAAAAAAGCGAAAAAAATCACATTAAATACATCTTTTGATAAGTTAGAAAAGAAAGATGATCAACTGGATCAAAAAATTGAATACCTTACACATATCGTGAAAAAAGGTGAGTCACTTAAATCGATCAGTGAGTTATATAATATTTCTACGTTAGCTATTTTAGAAAAAAATCAATTAGATCGACGTATGTTATTTATCGGTCAAAAATTGAGTGTACCAAAACAAGAGGAAGAAACGACTGTAGTGCCAAAAGAAGATGCAGTAGACCGTTCATTGGACATGGTTCAAAAATTATCTAATGCATTTTCAAATCAAGAAACAACTAAATCTACGGCTAAAAAAGAATCAAAAACAGCATCAACTAAAAAGACAACCAATACAACTAAGCAAACAAAATCGACAAAAGAAACAAGTGCAACAACGTCTACAAAAGAATCAAAAGATTATCAAGTAAGCGCGACTCGCAAGAAGACAAAAGAAACGTATGAAGTGAAAAAAGGCGATACTTTAGCAAGTATATCTAAAAAGACAGGGATTTCTGTGTGGTCGTTAAAAGAGTGGAACGACTTAGATCAATACTTTTTAACTGAAGGACAACAGCTTATTTTAGCGCCAGTTTATGAACTTCAATCATAA